A stretch of Paracoccus sp. MA DNA encodes these proteins:
- the rdgB gene encoding RdgB/HAM1 family non-canonical purine NTP pyrophosphatase, translating to MRKLTEKKLLVATHNKGKLDEIRAMMAPHGIEVTSAGEMGLPEPAETESSFIGNARIKARAAMQATGLPVLADDSGITVDGLDGAPGVYTADWAETAQGRDFMQAMTRTWRELDERGVPEPRTAQFRATLILLWPDGHEEIFEGVAPGRLVWPPRGQQGHGYDPIFVPDGHDVTYAQMAPAQKNAISHRARAFRKLEALFA from the coding sequence ATGCGCAAGCTGACCGAGAAGAAGCTGCTGGTCGCGACCCACAACAAAGGGAAGCTGGACGAGATCCGCGCCATGATGGCCCCGCATGGCATCGAGGTGACCTCGGCCGGCGAGATGGGCCTGCCCGAACCGGCCGAGACCGAGTCGAGCTTCATCGGCAATGCCCGCATCAAGGCCCGCGCCGCCATGCAGGCGACCGGCCTGCCGGTGCTGGCCGATGACAGCGGCATCACCGTGGACGGACTGGACGGCGCGCCCGGCGTCTATACCGCCGACTGGGCCGAGACCGCGCAGGGCCGCGACTTCATGCAGGCCATGACCCGCACCTGGCGCGAGCTGGACGAGCGCGGCGTGCCCGAGCCGCGCACCGCCCAGTTCCGCGCCACGCTGATCCTGCTCTGGCCCGACGGGCACGAGGAGATCTTCGAGGGCGTCGCGCCCGGCCGGCTGGTCTGGCCGCCGCGCGGCCAGCAGGGCCACGGCTACGACCCGATTTTCGTGCCCGACGGCCATGACGTGACCTATGCCCAGATGGCCCCCGCGCAGAAGAACGCCATCAGCCACCGCGCCCGCGCCTTCCGCAAGCTGGAGGCGCTCTTTGCGTAG
- a CDS encoding RidA family protein translates to MRRISTGSPFEAALGYSRAVVKGPWCFVSGTTGYDYAAMAMPDSAAEQARNAFATIFATLAEAGFAPADIVRVQYTVTDPAILDEIAPVLGEAMKDALPAATMVVAGLIRPEMKIEIEVTALRE, encoded by the coding sequence TTGCGTAGGATCTCGACCGGCTCGCCCTTCGAAGCCGCGCTCGGCTACAGCCGCGCGGTGGTGAAGGGGCCGTGGTGCTTCGTCTCGGGCACCACCGGCTACGATTACGCGGCCATGGCCATGCCCGACAGCGCCGCCGAGCAGGCGCGCAACGCCTTCGCCACCATCTTCGCCACTCTGGCCGAGGCGGGCTTCGCGCCCGCCGACATCGTTCGTGTGCAATACACCGTCACCGACCCGGCGATCCTCGACGAGATCGCGCCGGTTCTGGGCGAGGCGATGAAAGATGCGTTACCGGCGGCGACCATGGTTGTGGCGGGGCTCATCAGACCCGAGATGAAGATCGAAATCGAAGTCACCGCCTTGAGGGAATGA
- the hemW gene encoding radical SAM family heme chaperone HemW produces MTLDLSAAPLPDPAASATLTDDWRAGGFALYVHWPFCAAKCPYCDFNSHVAAVIDQPRWLAAYRAEIARLGRDLPDRVLNSIFFGGGTPSLMAPETVAGVIEAARAAWPFANDIEITLEANPTSVETGRLRAYADAGVNRVSMGVQALNDEDLRRLGRMHSAAEARAAFDIARDCFTRVSFDLIYARQDQDRAHWRRELTQALGMAVDHLSAYQLTIEPGTAFGARHARGGLKGLPDDDLSADLYLDTQEICAAAGMPAYEVSNHARPGAESRHNLVYWRQGDWAAVGPGAHGRLTLASGRWATEAHPAPGAWLEAVEAQGHGDSHRELLSLSDRALEYLLMAMRLAEGLDIPRYRAHGAELPRDRLMNLAELGLISLGKDRLAATPAGRPVLNAILRELAE; encoded by the coding sequence ATGACCCTGGACCTGTCAGCCGCCCCCCTGCCGGACCCGGCCGCCAGCGCCACCCTGACCGACGACTGGCGGGCAGGGGGCTTCGCACTTTACGTCCACTGGCCCTTTTGCGCCGCGAAATGCCCCTATTGCGATTTCAACAGCCATGTCGCGGCGGTGATCGACCAGCCGCGCTGGCTGGCCGCCTATCGCGCCGAGATTGCCCGGCTGGGCCGTGATTTGCCCGACCGGGTGCTGAACAGCATCTTCTTCGGCGGCGGCACCCCCAGCCTGATGGCGCCGGAAACCGTGGCGGGGGTGATCGAGGCCGCCCGAGCCGCCTGGCCCTTCGCCAATGACATCGAGATCACGCTGGAAGCCAACCCGACCAGCGTCGAGACGGGCCGCCTCCGCGCCTATGCGGATGCCGGCGTCAACCGCGTCTCGATGGGGGTGCAGGCGCTGAACGACGAGGATCTGCGCCGGCTGGGCCGCATGCATTCGGCGGCCGAGGCCCGCGCCGCCTTCGACATAGCCCGCGACTGTTTCACGCGGGTCAGCTTCGACCTGATCTATGCCCGGCAGGACCAGGACCGCGCCCATTGGCGGCGCGAGCTGACCCAGGCGCTCGGCATGGCCGTCGATCACCTGTCGGCCTATCAGCTGACCATCGAGCCCGGCACCGCCTTCGGCGCCCGCCACGCCAGGGGCGGGCTGAAGGGCCTGCCCGACGACGATCTGTCCGCCGACCTGTATCTGGACACGCAAGAGATCTGCGCGGCGGCCGGGATGCCCGCCTATGAGGTCTCGAATCATGCCCGGCCGGGGGCGGAAAGCCGGCATAACCTGGTCTACTGGCGGCAGGGCGACTGGGCGGCGGTGGGGCCGGGCGCGCATGGCCGGCTGACGCTGGCCTCGGGCCGCTGGGCGACCGAGGCGCATCCGGCGCCCGGCGCCTGGCTGGAGGCCGTCGAGGCGCAGGGCCATGGCGACAGCCATCGCGAGCTGCTGAGCCTGTCCGACCGGGCGCTGGAATATCTGCTGATGGCGATGCGGCTGGCCGAGGGGCTGGATATCCCGCGCTACCGCGCCCATGGCGCCGAATTGCCGCGGGACCGGCTGATGAATCTGGCCGAACTGGGGCTTATCTCCCTCGGAAAGGACCGGCTGGCCGCGACTCCGGCCGGCCGTCCGGTGCTCAATGCGATCCTGCGCGAACTGGCGGAGTAA
- a CDS encoding YbaN family protein, producing the protein MRILWLVTGWLTLALGVIGIFLPVMPTVPFLLVAVWAFARSSPRLGARIMRHPRFGPPIRAWRKRGVVGRTAKVWAVTGMAMGVAWALLLGLDPRFIAVQVLACLAIGAWLVSRPEA; encoded by the coding sequence ATGCGGATTCTCTGGCTCGTCACCGGCTGGCTGACCCTTGCGCTGGGGGTGATCGGGATTTTCCTGCCGGTCATGCCCACCGTGCCCTTCCTGCTGGTGGCGGTCTGGGCCTTTGCCCGCTCGTCGCCGCGGCTGGGGGCGCGCATCATGCGCCACCCGCGCTTCGGTCCGCCGATCCGCGCCTGGCGCAAGCGCGGCGTCGTCGGCCGCACGGCCAAGGTCTGGGCCGTCACCGGCATGGCGATGGGGGTGGCCTGGGCGTTGCTGCTGGGCCTCGACCCGCGCTTCATCGCCGTGCAGGTGCTGGCCTGCCTAGCCATCGGCGCCTGGCTGGTCAGCCGCCCCGAGGCCTGA
- the gfa gene encoding S-(hydroxymethyl)glutathione synthase: MADTSGVKIHPAVDNGIKPAQPGFSGGTLQCKCASNPVRVAVRAQTAHNHVCGCTKCWKPDGAIFSQVAVVGRDAIEVLEGADKLEIVNAEAPIQRHRCRDCGVHMYGRIENKDHPFYGLDFVHTELSDEDGWSAPEFAAFVSSVIESGVDPSRMDGIRARLRELGLEPYDALSPPLMDAIATHIAKRSGALPA; encoded by the coding sequence ATGGCGGACACATCGGGGGTGAAGATCCACCCCGCAGTCGACAACGGCATCAAGCCGGCCCAGCCCGGATTTTCCGGCGGCACGCTGCAATGCAAATGCGCCTCGAACCCGGTCAGGGTCGCGGTGCGGGCGCAGACCGCGCATAACCATGTCTGCGGCTGCACCAAGTGCTGGAAGCCGGACGGCGCGATCTTTTCGCAGGTGGCGGTGGTCGGCCGCGACGCGATCGAGGTGCTGGAAGGCGCCGACAAGCTGGAAATCGTCAATGCCGAGGCGCCGATCCAGCGCCATCGCTGCCGGGATTGCGGCGTGCACATGTATGGCCGGATCGAGAACAAGGACCATCCCTTCTACGGGCTGGATTTCGTCCATACCGAACTGTCGGACGAGGACGGCTGGTCGGCGCCGGAATTCGCCGCCTTCGTCAGCTCGGTGATCGAATCGGGCGTCGATCCCAGCCGTATGGACGGCATCCGCGCCCGGCTGCGCGAACTGGGGCTGGAGCCCTATGACGCGCTGTCGCCGCCGCTGATGGATGCCATCGCGACGCATATCGCCAAGCGATCGGGCGCATTGCCGGCTTGA
- a CDS encoding S-(hydroxymethyl)glutathione dehydrogenase/class III alcohol dehydrogenase: MRTRAAVALEAGKPLEVMEVNLEGPKAGEVMVEIKATGICHTDEFTLSGADPEGLFPSILGHEGAGVVVEVGPGVTSVKPGDHVIPLYTPECRQCASCLSGKTNLCTAIRATQGQGLMPDGTSRFSMLDGTPIHHYMGCSTFSNYTVLPEIAVAKVREDAPFDKICYIGCGVTTGIGAVINTAKVEIGAKAVVFGLGGIGLNVLQGLRLAGADMIIGVDLNDDKKPMAEHFGMTHFINPKNCENVVQEIVNLTKTPFDQIGGADYSFDCTGNVKVMRDALECTHRGWGQSIIIGVAPAGAEISTRPFQLVTGRVWKGTAFGGARGRTDVPQIVDWYMDGKIEIDPMITHTLTLDEINKGFDLMHAGESIRSVVLY, encoded by the coding sequence ATGAGAACACGCGCCGCCGTCGCCCTGGAGGCCGGGAAGCCGCTCGAGGTCATGGAGGTCAACCTCGAAGGCCCGAAGGCCGGCGAGGTCATGGTCGAGATCAAGGCCACCGGCATCTGCCACACCGACGAATTCACCCTCTCGGGCGCCGACCCCGAGGGCCTCTTCCCCTCGATCCTGGGCCATGAGGGCGCGGGCGTGGTGGTCGAGGTCGGCCCGGGCGTCACCTCGGTCAAGCCGGGCGACCATGTCATCCCGCTTTACACCCCGGAATGCCGGCAATGCGCCTCTTGCCTGTCGGGCAAGACCAACCTCTGCACCGCGATCCGCGCCACCCAGGGCCAGGGCCTGATGCCGGACGGCACCAGCCGGTTCAGCATGCTCGACGGCACGCCGATCCATCACTACATGGGCTGCTCGACCTTTTCGAACTACACCGTGCTGCCGGAAATCGCGGTCGCCAAAGTGCGCGAGGACGCGCCCTTCGACAAGATCTGCTATATCGGCTGCGGCGTCACCACCGGCATCGGCGCGGTGATCAACACCGCCAAGGTCGAGATCGGCGCCAAGGCGGTGGTCTTCGGCCTGGGCGGCATCGGGCTCAATGTGCTTCAGGGCCTGCGCCTGGCCGGCGCGGACATGATCATCGGCGTCGACCTGAACGACGACAAGAAGCCGATGGCCGAGCATTTCGGCATGACGCATTTCATCAACCCGAAGAATTGCGAGAACGTGGTGCAGGAGATCGTGAACCTGACCAAGACGCCCTTCGACCAGATCGGCGGCGCGGATTACAGCTTCGACTGCACCGGCAATGTCAAGGTGATGCGCGATGCGCTGGAATGCACGCATCGCGGCTGGGGCCAGTCGATCATCATCGGCGTGGCGCCCGCGGGGGCGGAAATCAGCACCCGCCCGTTCCAGCTGGTCACCGGCCGGGTCTGGAAGGGCACGGCCTTCGGCGGCGCCCGCGGCCGCACCGACGTGCCGCAGATCGTCGACTGGTACATGGACGGCAAGATCGAGATCGACCCGATGATCACCCACACCCTGACGCTGGACGAGATCAACAAGGGCTTCGACCTGATGCATGCGGGCGAATCGATCCGCTCGGTCGTTCTTTACTGA
- a CDS encoding ATP-dependent Clp protease proteolytic subunit, with product MAKHFHLDDDDDDEDERRQEGQKDEGLGLPEGDKIGKLYFKSRTVIVAGPITDKLAQRTVAHLLALAEDSEEPINMLISSPGGHVESGDMIHDVIKFIRPTVRTIGSGWVASAGALIFVGADKENRYCLPNTRFLIHQPSGGIGGTSSDMMIQAEQVRLMRDRLNQIFAEATGQTVERIEKDTQRDFWLNTQEALDYGLLGKVIRSVDELK from the coding sequence ATGGCAAAGCATTTCCATCTGGACGACGATGACGACGACGAGGACGAGCGCCGCCAGGAGGGCCAGAAGGACGAAGGGCTCGGCCTGCCCGAGGGTGACAAGATCGGCAAGCTCTATTTCAAGTCGCGCACGGTGATCGTCGCCGGGCCGATCACCGACAAGCTGGCGCAGCGCACCGTGGCGCATCTGCTGGCCTTGGCCGAGGACAGCGAGGAACCGATCAACATGCTGATCTCCTCGCCCGGCGGCCATGTCGAATCCGGCGACATGATCCATGACGTGATCAAGTTCATCCGTCCGACCGTGCGCACCATCGGCTCGGGCTGGGTGGCCTCGGCCGGGGCGCTGATCTTCGTCGGCGCGGACAAGGAAAACCGCTACTGCCTGCCCAACACCCGCTTCCTGATCCACCAGCCTTCCGGCGGGATCGGCGGCACTTCCTCGGACATGATGATCCAGGCCGAACAGGTGCGGCTGATGCGCGACCGGCTGAATCAGATCTTTGCCGAGGCGACCGGCCAGACGGTCGAGCGGATCGAGAAGGACACCCAGCGCGATTTCTGGCTGAACACGCAGGAGGCGCTGGATTACGGCCTTCTGGGCAAGGTCATCCGCTCGGTGGACGAGCTGAAATGA
- a CDS encoding GNAT family N-acetyltransferase, whose protein sequence is MAGGAEILIRPATPSDHEAIWTILGPVYRAGETYCIPPDISREEALADWFAAPFTAFVAELDGRVLGTSHVGRNRPGPAAHVANASFATHPDARGRGIAGRLVAHAKDWARAQGFRAMQFNFVVSTNADAVHSWQKAGFDIVGRLPGAFLHPRHGYVDALVMFHDLTEGNPHDAGL, encoded by the coding sequence ATGGCGGGCGGGGCTGAGATCCTGATCCGTCCCGCCACGCCTTCCGACCACGAGGCGATCTGGACCATCCTCGGGCCGGTCTATCGCGCGGGCGAGACCTATTGCATCCCGCCCGACATCTCGCGCGAGGAGGCGCTGGCCGACTGGTTCGCCGCGCCCTTCACCGCCTTCGTGGCCGAGCTGGACGGCCGGGTGCTGGGCACCAGCCATGTCGGCCGCAACCGCCCGGGCCCGGCGGCCCATGTCGCCAATGCCAGCTTCGCCACCCATCCGGATGCGCGGGGCCGCGGCATCGCCGGGCGGCTGGTCGCCCATGCCAAGGACTGGGCGCGGGCGCAGGGCTTCCGGGCGATGCAGTTCAACTTCGTCGTCTCGACCAATGCCGATGCCGTTCATTCGTGGCAGAAAGCCGGTTTCGATATTGTCGGCCGCCTGCCCGGCGCGTTTCTTCACCCCAGGCATGGCTATGTGGACGCGCTGGTCATGTTTCACGACCTGACAGAAGGGAATCCCCATGACGCTGGCCTATGA
- the fghA gene encoding S-formylglutathione hydrolase, which translates to MTLAYETVSENRSFGGIQGVYRHQSQATGTPMTFAVYLPPDARHGKVPVLWYLSGLTCTHENAMTKAGAQEWAAEYGIALIFPDTSPRGEGVANDEAYDLGQGAGFYVDATREPWAPHFRMWHYITHELPELVFNAFPLDREAQGITGHSMGGHGALTIAMTFPERYRSVSAFSPIANPSESDWGRKQFAAYLGEDRAAWKKHDSTILMREKGYPGEVLIDQGASDQFLDLLKPEALAHAMAERRQPGAFRMQQGYDHSYFFVQSFMADHIRWHAERLA; encoded by the coding sequence ATGACGCTGGCCTATGAGACCGTATCGGAAAACCGCAGCTTCGGCGGCATTCAGGGCGTCTATCGCCACCAGTCGCAGGCGACCGGCACGCCGATGACCTTTGCCGTCTACCTGCCGCCCGACGCCCGGCACGGCAAGGTGCCGGTGCTGTGGTATCTGTCGGGCCTGACCTGCACGCATGAGAACGCCATGACCAAGGCCGGGGCGCAGGAATGGGCGGCGGAATACGGCATCGCGCTGATCTTTCCCGACACCTCGCCGCGCGGCGAGGGCGTGGCCAATGACGAGGCCTATGACCTGGGCCAGGGCGCGGGCTTCTATGTCGATGCGACCCGGGAGCCCTGGGCGCCGCATTTCCGCATGTGGCATTACATCACCCACGAGCTGCCCGAGCTGGTCTTCAACGCCTTCCCGCTGGACCGCGAGGCGCAGGGCATCACCGGCCATTCCATGGGCGGGCACGGCGCGCTGACCATCGCCATGACCTTCCCGGAACGCTACCGCTCGGTCTCGGCCTTCTCTCCGATCGCCAACCCCAGCGAATCCGATTGGGGCCGCAAGCAGTTCGCCGCCTATCTGGGCGAGGACAGGGCGGCGTGGAAGAAGCACGATTCGACCATCCTGATGCGGGAAAAGGGCTATCCCGGCGAGGTGCTGATCGACCAGGGCGCCAGCGACCAGTTCCTCGACCTGCTCAAGCCCGAGGCGCTGGCCCATGCCATGGCCGAGCGCCGCCAGCCCGGCGCCTTCCGCATGCAGCAGGGTTACGACCACAGCTATTTCTTCGTGCAGAGCTTCATGGCCGACCACATCCGCTGGCACGCCGAACGGCTGGCCTAG